A DNA window from Falco naumanni isolate bFalNau1 chromosome Z, bFalNau1.pat, whole genome shotgun sequence contains the following coding sequences:
- the NMRK1 gene encoding nicotinamide riboside kinase 1 isoform X2, whose protein sequence is MKVLVIGLGGVTNGGKTTLSEKLKKMFPNCDVISQDDFFKPESEVETDERGFKLYDVLDALYMDEMVKSIRNWMKSPASSDVVTEGPQNTCDNLKNTDDVYILIVEGFLLYNYEPLNELWNRRYFLTLPYEECKRRRSTRVYQPADTLGYFDGHVWPMYLKYKNELEENASNIVYLDGTRSQEELLSYVYSDIIQELKKLREENQQFAA, encoded by the exons ATGAAAGTATTGGTTATTGGCCTTGGAGG TGTGACAAATGGGGGGAAAACAACGCTGTCGGAAAAGcttaagaaaatgtttcccaACTGTGACGTAATCTCTCAGGATGACTTCTTTAAG cCAGAGTCTGAAGTAGAAACAGATGAACGTGGATTTAAGCTGTATGATG TACTTGATGCCCTCTATATGGATGAAATGGTGAAAAGTATTCGCAATTGGATGAAAAGTCCAGCAAGCTCAGATGTTGTGACAGAAGGGCCACAGAATACATGTGAcaatctgaaaaatacagatgacGTTTATATTTTGATTGTTGAAGGCTTTCTGCTATACAATTATGA GCCACTTAATGAACTATGGAATAGAAGATATTTTTTGACCCTTCCTTATGAAGAGTGCAAAAGGAGAAGGAG CACCAGAGTCTATCAGCCAGCAGATACACTGGGGTACTTCGATGGACACGTGTGGCCTATGtatctgaaatataaaaatgaattggAAGAGAATGCAAGTAACATTG TTTACTTGGATGGAACCAGATCCCAAGAGGAGCTTCTATCCTATGTGTATAGTGATATaatacaggaattaaaaaagctgagggaagaaa atcAGCAGTTCGCAGCATGA
- the NMRK1 gene encoding nicotinamide riboside kinase 1 isoform X1: MAWNSQEIVLCLLESSGTISNLFLGIASHCLKAVEICQEIFWSVTNGGKTTLSEKLKKMFPNCDVISQDDFFKPESEVETDERGFKLYDVLDALYMDEMVKSIRNWMKSPASSDVVTEGPQNTCDNLKNTDDVYILIVEGFLLYNYEPLNELWNRRYFLTLPYEECKRRRSTRVYQPADTLGYFDGHVWPMYLKYKNELEENASNIVYLDGTRSQEELLSYVYSDIIQELKKLREENQQFAA, from the exons ATGGCATGGAACAGTCAAGAAATTGTTCTGTGTCTGTTGGAGAGCTCTGGTACCATCTCTAACCTCTTTCTTGGCATTGCTAGTCACTGTCTGAAAGCTGTTGAAATCTGCCAGGAAATTTTCTGGAG TGTGACAAATGGGGGGAAAACAACGCTGTCGGAAAAGcttaagaaaatgtttcccaACTGTGACGTAATCTCTCAGGATGACTTCTTTAAG cCAGAGTCTGAAGTAGAAACAGATGAACGTGGATTTAAGCTGTATGATG TACTTGATGCCCTCTATATGGATGAAATGGTGAAAAGTATTCGCAATTGGATGAAAAGTCCAGCAAGCTCAGATGTTGTGACAGAAGGGCCACAGAATACATGTGAcaatctgaaaaatacagatgacGTTTATATTTTGATTGTTGAAGGCTTTCTGCTATACAATTATGA GCCACTTAATGAACTATGGAATAGAAGATATTTTTTGACCCTTCCTTATGAAGAGTGCAAAAGGAGAAGGAG CACCAGAGTCTATCAGCCAGCAGATACACTGGGGTACTTCGATGGACACGTGTGGCCTATGtatctgaaatataaaaatgaattggAAGAGAATGCAAGTAACATTG TTTACTTGGATGGAACCAGATCCCAAGAGGAGCTTCTATCCTATGTGTATAGTGATATaatacaggaattaaaaaagctgagggaagaaa atcAGCAGTTCGCAGCATGA
- the NMRK1 gene encoding nicotinamide riboside kinase 1 isoform X4 has protein sequence MFPNCDVISQDDFFKPESEVETDERGFKLYDVLDALYMDEMVKSIRNWMKSPASSDVVTEGPQNTCDNLKNTDDVYILIVEGFLLYNYEPLNELWNRRYFLTLPYEECKRRRSTRVYQPADTLGYFDGHVWPMYLKYKNELEENASNIVYLDGTRSQEELLSYVYSDIIQELKKLREENQQFAA, from the exons atgtttcccaACTGTGACGTAATCTCTCAGGATGACTTCTTTAAG cCAGAGTCTGAAGTAGAAACAGATGAACGTGGATTTAAGCTGTATGATG TACTTGATGCCCTCTATATGGATGAAATGGTGAAAAGTATTCGCAATTGGATGAAAAGTCCAGCAAGCTCAGATGTTGTGACAGAAGGGCCACAGAATACATGTGAcaatctgaaaaatacagatgacGTTTATATTTTGATTGTTGAAGGCTTTCTGCTATACAATTATGA GCCACTTAATGAACTATGGAATAGAAGATATTTTTTGACCCTTCCTTATGAAGAGTGCAAAAGGAGAAGGAG CACCAGAGTCTATCAGCCAGCAGATACACTGGGGTACTTCGATGGACACGTGTGGCCTATGtatctgaaatataaaaatgaattggAAGAGAATGCAAGTAACATTG TTTACTTGGATGGAACCAGATCCCAAGAGGAGCTTCTATCCTATGTGTATAGTGATATaatacaggaattaaaaaagctgagggaagaaa atcAGCAGTTCGCAGCATGA
- the NMRK1 gene encoding nicotinamide riboside kinase 1 isoform X3 — MAWNSQEIVLCLLESSGTISNLFLGIASHCLKAVEICQEIFWSVTNGGKTTLSEKLKKMFPNCDVISQDDFFKPESEVETDERGFKLYDVLDALYMDEMVKSIRNWMKSPASSDVVTEGPQNTCDNLKNTDDVYILIVEGFLLYNYEPLNELWNRRYFLTLPYEECKRRRSLLGWNQIPRGASILCV, encoded by the exons ATGGCATGGAACAGTCAAGAAATTGTTCTGTGTCTGTTGGAGAGCTCTGGTACCATCTCTAACCTCTTTCTTGGCATTGCTAGTCACTGTCTGAAAGCTGTTGAAATCTGCCAGGAAATTTTCTGGAG TGTGACAAATGGGGGGAAAACAACGCTGTCGGAAAAGcttaagaaaatgtttcccaACTGTGACGTAATCTCTCAGGATGACTTCTTTAAG cCAGAGTCTGAAGTAGAAACAGATGAACGTGGATTTAAGCTGTATGATG TACTTGATGCCCTCTATATGGATGAAATGGTGAAAAGTATTCGCAATTGGATGAAAAGTCCAGCAAGCTCAGATGTTGTGACAGAAGGGCCACAGAATACATGTGAcaatctgaaaaatacagatgacGTTTATATTTTGATTGTTGAAGGCTTTCTGCTATACAATTATGA GCCACTTAATGAACTATGGAATAGAAGATATTTTTTGACCCTTCCTTATGAAGAGTGCAAAAGGAGAAGGAG TTTACTTGGATGGAACCAGATCCCAAGAGGAGCTTCTATCCTATGTGTATAG
- the NMRK1 gene encoding nicotinamide riboside kinase 1 isoform X5 — translation MAWNSQEIVLCLLESSGTISNLFLGIASHCLKAVEICQEIFWSVTNGGKTTLSEKLKKMFPNCDVISQDDFFKPESEVETDERGFKLYDVLDALYMDEMVKSIRNWMKSPASSDVVTEGPQNTCDNLKNTDDVYILIVEGFLLYNYEPLNELWNRRYFLTLPYEECKRRRRFLVSH, via the exons ATGGCATGGAACAGTCAAGAAATTGTTCTGTGTCTGTTGGAGAGCTCTGGTACCATCTCTAACCTCTTTCTTGGCATTGCTAGTCACTGTCTGAAAGCTGTTGAAATCTGCCAGGAAATTTTCTGGAG TGTGACAAATGGGGGGAAAACAACGCTGTCGGAAAAGcttaagaaaatgtttcccaACTGTGACGTAATCTCTCAGGATGACTTCTTTAAG cCAGAGTCTGAAGTAGAAACAGATGAACGTGGATTTAAGCTGTATGATG TACTTGATGCCCTCTATATGGATGAAATGGTGAAAAGTATTCGCAATTGGATGAAAAGTCCAGCAAGCTCAGATGTTGTGACAGAAGGGCCACAGAATACATGTGAcaatctgaaaaatacagatgacGTTTATATTTTGATTGTTGAAGGCTTTCTGCTATACAATTATGA GCCACTTAATGAACTATGGAATAGAAGATATTTTTTGACCCTTCCTTATGAAGAGTGCAAAAGGAGAAGGAG GTTCTTAGTTTCTCACTAG